Genomic segment of Triticum aestivum cultivar Chinese Spring chromosome 6A, IWGSC CS RefSeq v2.1, whole genome shotgun sequence:
GTGAATACAGAAACTTACTACTTATAGTTATTGTTGCTTATGTGTACAGTATCACTGCACCTACTCATTTATGCTAATTCACATGTCCTTGGAGTAACCAAGCTTAGCTGTATAAAAAAATTAATCACCAGGACAAAAACGAGGAATCGTGAACCTAAATCGAAGATTCCAAGGTCTGTGTATAGAACCAATGTTCAAGAGCCAATTTTAGATATTTCCAACTGAGAATTGCTTCTGTCGGAATTCATAATGTATAAACCCAAGATCTCTACCAGGGCCAACTTCTCAAGACCACTCTCGAATTTTTATCCATTAAAGCCAGTGACCTATGAATGTCTATATCATTTGGTTACTTTTGGTGGCTTGACTGAGATCCAGTGACTTCACCACGTTGCAACTTTAGGCTCTTCATTTCCATCCAAAACAGACCCAACGGTCCATATCACACAAAGGCAAAAGCCCTCAGCACTTAGCAGTTTTGGACGAGGGCGGACTGAAGAAAACACTTCGCCGGAATCTGCTTCGCTCTCCCGCGCCGCGCCGGCGTGTCGTACAGGGAGACGGCGCTGCTCCGCCGCATCGGAGAGGAAGGGGAACCGCACCACACTGCAGCATCACGGAGAGAGAGCAAGGGATCCGCGCCGGCCACCGCATCGGAGAGGAACAGGAGCCGCGCGGCCGCGCCGGCCGCCGCATCAAAGAGGAAAAGGAGCCACGCGGCCGCACCGTCGCtggaggagagggaggggcggGCTGCCGCCGGAGGAGTACGAGGGCCacgcgtgccgccgccgccgctgccgtcgggcGGGACCTCTGCCATTCCGCATCCAGTTGAGGTCGCACCGTCGTTGGAGGAGAGCAGGGGCggccgccaccggaggagaggaGTAGGGACACGCCACCACTACAAGATCGTTCCGCCAAGGGGAAGTCCATCGCTGCCGCCATTGAAGGAGAAGTCCATCAGCGTCACGCCCGCGAGGTAATTTTACATGTCCCTGCTGGCCAGTTCAGTACATGTATGTAGCTCATGAGGTTTGGCATGGCCAATTGGCCGGGCGTACAAGTTCAGTACATGTACAGGTCCATATACTAGTACCAATCAGGTTCAGTACATAAGCAAACTGATTACCGATCAGGCTCATGTACAGATTCAGTACATGTAGTCATATCTAAGTAAAACTGATTACTGTTAGTCATATTTTAATTAACTTTACTAAACTGAAACTGATTTATTTTAGTGATATGTAAGTAAAACTACATCTCCAGCATACTAACTGAACTCTAGCATACTAATATTGTCACTAACTGAACTTTTTTCAGGTGTGAGTAACTGAAATCAGCATGAGTGCTCTGCTCTGAAAATCGAGAATTCTGTTGTGCCTCACAATTTTCAGTGTTGTGGGATGACAGAAATTGGTAAGGGAATACCTCAAGTTGGTATGAGGTTCAGAAGTGTAGATGAGGCTTGGGCATTTTGGGATGCATATGGGGGTCACACCGGCTTTGATGTGAGAGACATACACAAATAAAAGTAGACTTGATGGTAAGGTTGGTTCATGCAGATTTGTTTGTTCCAACGAGGGTCGTCAAAGAAAAGGGTAAACTGATCGTGCACCAAAGCGTTTTAGAGCTGAAACAAGAACTGACTGCCAAGCTCATATGTGTTTTCAATTGGATCGAGAGGCCGGCAATTATGAAGTAACCGAGGTTGTGCTTGAACACAACCACTTGCTGCAATTGCCACAAACTCGCCACTTGATGATATCCCAAAGAAAGATTTCAGAAAGACAAGCTTTTGAAATTGAAACCGCTGATGATTCCGGCATTATGCCACAAGCTGCACATGAGTTTGCTTCTCGTCAAGTTGGTGGACCGATTAACCTTGGATATACTTGCCGTGACCAAAAAAATCATTTGCGAACCAAGCGGCATTGAAGAACCATTTGAAATCTGATTTCCATATTGTTCGATTCTTGATGCATTTTGAGAGAACAGTTGAAGTAAAAAGAAGAAAGGAATTGGAATCGGAATATGAGGCAAGAAAAAAGTTGCCAAGAATAAAAATGAGCACACGGATGTTGGTGCAAGCAAGCAAAGTGTACACTCCGACTATTCTTGAAGCTTTCCAAAGTGAATATGAAAGATCCATGGCTGCTTGCACTAGAGTGTTGGATGAAAATAACAAATTCGCTGTTACTATTGAGAGGTTGCAtggtgatttgacttatgaggaggaggaggagcgcataGTGGTTGGTGATCCTTTGAACCAAAGAGTTTCATGTAGTTGTCAAATGTTCCATAGAGCGGGAATATTGTGTGGACATAGTTTGAAAGTTCTTGATTTGATGAATGTAAAGACATTGCCACCACACTATGTCCTAAAGAGATGGACTAGAGAAGCACGAAATGGAAGTATACATGATAGGCAAGGAAGGAAAGTGGTAGAAAATCCAAAATTGGAAGCTCAACTTTGGTACAAAGACATGTCTCATAAATTTCATGATATGGCATATAAAATAGCCAACTCTCCCGAATGTCGTTTGCTGCTAGCGAATGCATTGTGTTTGGCCACAACTAGAGGATAAACTCAATGCATCAGCTACGAGTGCTACAAATGCATGTTCCAATGACCAAGAAAATGTTGATCCAAATGTGCAGCAAGCCAATGAGTTGCTTAGTTCAGCACGACTGAAGAAAAAGGAGGTTCCATCTAAAAATTTAAGAAGGAAGCTAACTTGGTTTGAGAAGTTACGCAAGGGGCGAAAGCCAACTAAATCAGCGGCAACAACAAAAAAAGGAGCAAAGGTAAGCTGCAGTATGTATCTATAATGAGTTGTTATTCATTGCTAAACTAACAAAATGATTTCTCATTTACATTGGCAGCAGcaacaacaaaagaaaaaagatagccAGCAACCTCAAGTGCAAGTGGAGAACGATGGCACAAACAAAGGAGGGAGTCCCATGGGAGAAAGTGAGAAGCGTCAAGAATATGATGCAATCGGCAGCTTTACCGAGCTCTTGACAACTTCACGAGTTGACGATCATATCTTTATGATGATCTGATCTAGTATCTTCAAAGTGGTTAGGTAGTATTTTGGACAGGACTAACTACAATATTTTGGGGTTTAACCATAGTCTCTTTTGGCCTAAGTGTACAAGTGAAATGGCCTGCTTTTGTGTACTTGAATGATTACTCGACATTGGCATTTTTTGCTGTAGCATTTGGATGTTCTATGATGCAGCCTTTCAATGTCAAATGCTACTATATAATCTGTTTCATGAGTATTGTCAGTAAAAATATGTATGTGCATGTATGATCTATTTATTTCAGCTAAGTGGAAGGTACAGCCAAATGATAACCTCGCTTCCTGTATGTTGAAACAGCTATAGACATGCAGTTTATATATTCAGAAATGAAGATTAGATAGTTGGCATGTAATCTGTTTTAACTGAATCCTACCAGCAGTGTTCTGTCGCTGTTGGGCTGCAAAACTGGCCAAGTGAACTTTTTGCCTTTGTGTGATATGGACCATTGGATCTGTTTTGGATGGAGATGAAGAGCCTAAAGTTGCAACATGACTTCACCAAGTGAAGTCACTGGATCTCAGTCCTATGTCTATATCATTTAAATTTTCAGGCTGCAGATCATCTCCTTCACCCATACACATTAGTATTACAGGTTAACTAGTAGTATACATTAGTATGTCAGGCTATCCTTCACAAGAAGTCTCTGCTCGGAGTGATTATAACAAATGATAATTTGGCGAAACACACTTGGAAGGGAGGCAAGCATATTGCTTTTGTAAAAAAGAACTGATGCCACATCTATTCTTCACATGCCCCTTTGCTCAATTAGTGTGGTGAGAGATttttgtggctttgaaccttgtGCCGCATAGAAGTATTTCTAATATGTTCGGGAATTGACTTTTGGGTATTGATAGACCGCTTAAGACGGAAGTTCTTGTGGGAGTGTGTGCTCATTGTTAGTGGATATGGACGAGTTTTGCTAAGCACAGGGTTTATTTCCCCAATATGGATGGCGGCTTAGCAGTAGACTTTTGATGCATGAGTTGTAGCATGGGTGTATTGCTTCAGTCTTTATGATGAGATAATTTTGTATTAAACCCAACAAATAAATAAAGAGACAGTGTGCATTGCTCGATGCCGAGGCCAGGGGTGCAACCTCCTATTCGAAGAAGAAAAGGTACAAAATCGGTAAATTATTTTGTTGTGTGAAAGGTGTTATCCAAATTTCAAGCACTTATTAAGCCTGTTAGGATTGACCTTTTCTTCCTAGTTAAACCGGGTAACAAACATTGAGCAATGAGTAGGGTCAGCCAAGATTTCAAATAAATGATGTTGCTGAAAACTAAGATTCATTCTATGGGATTGCACAAAAGTGACCAAACTACATACCAGACCAATCTAATGGTAAGTTTGCTCAGCATGGTCAGTACAGTTACTAAAATTTCTGTCCTAGTTAGACTAATTGGATATGAATGAATATCAGCGGAAACAGGAAACATATATAAACACTACTATTAGCATACCAATGACTATTCAGTTCTGAATATCACTAGGGAAAATGAACTGTAATGAAACAACACTAGCATACCAATGTTGAACAGGGCAAGCTCTCGCTCTGGCACATTTGGCTTTGCAACCACACCCTCAGGCTCCACCATGACAAGAACATAAACCTAAATTCTCGGTCACAAACAGACATTGTAAAATCATCATCGCAGCCTAACAACAGATCTGGTTAAAGAGTTGCTGAATACCAACCGGCCTGGTCCTCTCAGCCTTGAAAATTATCTTCTCCGTGTTGAGCAACCTCCTGTTCTTACTCCCCAAATCCTCAACGGCATTAGGACCGTTCACGAGGCGAATCGAGAAGCTGGACGGTATCTATAAACACAAGCAGAGCCTTCAGCAGCCAGAAGCTGCAATTGACTGGTGAAAAAGGTTTCTTATCTTCTTCTTTTTCAGTCGATGGGAAGGGCAGGATCGTACGGAGGTCGGGTAGGAGATCTTGATTTCGTACCACGCGGGCGGCCGTAGCTCGGCGAGCCTGTAGAGCCTCCGGCCGTAGCGAAGCGGGATGGTCTCGCCCACCAGCTCATCGCCGACGCTAAGGGCCCTGGCCTCCTCCAGGCTGCTGCGGGGGTACAGACGGGGGAGGTGTTGGCGCACAGTACAAGGAAGAGCCGCGGATGGAGGCAACGAAAGAAGCGCACCTGCGCGCGGAGGAGAGCAGGAAGAGGATGGTCAGGAGGAAGCACAGGCAGCGGCATAGCGATGAGAGTGAAGGCGGCGGAGATGGCATTCGCACGGCGGGGCACTCTTCGGCGACGGCGAGATGTCTTCTGTTTGGTTCGTAGGATTATTGAATAAATTCTTCTACTCCGTCTGTGCCATAATAGCATTTTTGACACAGGGAGTACATACGTAGTATGACATCTCTATTCCTAATCTCTATTTTTAATTAGTTGATTGACTGTCCGTGTGTTGTCACGGGCCAACAATTATTTTTTCTCTCTATTCTAACAAACATCATGCTCCTTTTCATTGAACTTGGCTTCATTGAACTTGACGTCCATCACATTCTCTTTTCATACATCATTTAGCATCTCAATCATTGCCCCTTACTTCCCATACATCATTTATCCTCTTAATTGTTCTTCTTGACTCTACATGTAACTTCTATGTCATCATCTTGTTGTCTCACTCTTACTATGTACACCGTCTAAAGTAAAACACCATAAAAGATATTAGATATAAGGCACCCCACTGTACTAAAAATAGTAAGAAAAAGGGGCATATGGACATGAAATGACGTGCGCGCCATTCCAATGTCGGCGCCAGTGAAATGCAGCATCCGCTTTGGGCCTGCGTCATTGCGAAGCGTCCGCTCTACAGTGGCATGAATGCAGGACATTTGGCGTCCGTCGGGAACGCACACGGGCAAGTGAAGAGGGTTTGGGTGAGTCAGGGTAGTCAAGAGCAGGGCATGGTAGCGGTCCGTACGCTCGCAAAGGCCCCCCTCCCACTTTGTCTCCGTTTGTGGGGAAAAGCGTGTCTAGACTGGCCTGCGGACCGATACAGGACCGCGTCCGATGTAAGAACACATCCGGAGGGTTGCTGGCGGTTTGAAGGTCGGTGTTAGAGATACCCTAAGGCTTTTGTTGCATCATTGTCATCACATCTTCTCCTCCACAAGCCCTTCCACTTCGATTCTACAGAATATAACTAAATGAAAACCTCTTTGGTCATTGTGTCACTAGTATGTTACCTCGTCACCCTGCTCCAAATCTACTTTGATCCTACTGAAAACAGCTAAATAAGAACCAAGAAAGAAAGATGTATACAAaaaacatgtcaattattattcagtAACTA
This window contains:
- the LOC123127779 gene encoding uncharacterized protein isoform X2, translating into MPSPPPSLSSLCRCLCFLLTILFLLSSARSLEEARALSVGDELVGETIPLRYGRRLYRLAELRPPAWYEIKISYPTSIPSSFSIRLVNGPNAVEDLGSKNRRLLNTEKIIFKAERTRPVYVLVMVEPEGVVAKPNVPERELALFNIVCDELLLGIPHFAWWVGTAALICIVLASIAPYFLPLHKLLNCEAAELSSVDAAKLS
- the LOC123127779 gene encoding uncharacterized protein isoform X1, producing MPSPPPSLSSLCRCLCFLLTILFLLSSARSSLEEARALSVGDELVGETIPLRYGRRLYRLAELRPPAWYEIKISYPTSIPSSFSIRLVNGPNAVEDLGSKNRRLLNTEKIIFKAERTRPVYVLVMVEPEGVVAKPNVPERELALFNIVCDELLLGIPHFAWWVGTAALICIVLASIAPYFLPLHKLLNCEAAELSSVDAAKLS